One Bacteroidota bacterium genomic window carries:
- a CDS encoding DUF302 domain-containing protein, whose protein sequence is MAQENTEYYFTKKIQGSYEQVFQQLEASVKANGFGIIDQMDMQAKLKEKLGSEVIDTYMILGVCNPNLAFKAIQAEPNIGVFLPCKIVIRRINTHEFEVAAINPALMMGALNNEKLNPVANEVAQSLKAIIENL, encoded by the coding sequence ATGGCACAAGAAAATACTGAGTATTACTTTACAAAAAAGATTCAGGGTAGTTATGAGCAGGTTTTTCAACAGCTCGAAGCAAGTGTTAAGGCAAACGGCTTTGGAATCATCGACCAGATGGACATGCAGGCCAAGCTCAAAGAAAAGCTTGGCAGTGAGGTTATCGATACCTACATGATACTTGGAGTTTGCAACCCCAATTTAGCCTTCAAAGCTATACAAGCCGAACCGAATATTGGTGTTTTTCTTCCTTGCAAAATTGTTATCAGAAGAATCAACACCCACGAATTTGAAGTAGCAGCCATCAACCCTGCCCTCATGATGGGTGCCCTGAACAACGAGAAACTAAACCCGGTAGCCAATGAGGTAGCCCAGAGTCTTAAGGCAATTATTGAAAATTTATAG
- a CDS encoding PAS domain S-box protein, giving the protein MDSKKALHINQSTAKIFAALKLDIESVLVKSDDEAYNSILSKVAQLEEVCKTIFSESKSADDLQKLLKTIADLENAQINLRAQIDNTLFRIWSVDENYQVLTINKNFAQDFKNAFGVHLKEGVSIIISLPEPLKSIWKERYDRALKGEQFSIIDHFTIRNIPSYLETSFTPICLNKKVIGVSCFSRDITKQKETELQFKSLAELSPNPISIMNGEGFLFVNQAWTELSGYSEEEALKGNMNLLLPPKLAEEFGNGAKEFLAAKKTNIHKTYQFFNKAGGEIWVNVASTCIDFNHQPAILSVSTDVTELVKLQLELNKSKANLLGIIENTRARIWSIDNNLCIVALNSNFRNDFKTAFKVNLEPGTSALEGVPEPLYSTWKERYEKVLRGETIQFIEEFHFEGVPQFVEVALSPIWYTQELMGASCYSRDISEQKNAEIALRHSEQRYKSLIENLPSTAYRCAFDEKFTMEFISDEIEVLTGYPASDFLQNHKRTFSSIIHREDYQKVVSAIEQAIKRKTSYRIEYRIIDKDGIVKWVHERGRGMVNEQGEVLHLDGVINDITARKQAEADLRESEQEYRSIFNSMSDLFVRTDLKGNIIIVSPSVADILGYLPEEIVGTPITELYQQANDRHILVEKLMKNDVVREFETTFISKTGEERVASINAKILKNEQGEAIGLEGIARDITYRKMAQRALEDRTRELDSIFENTPVILILIDTNGNVLNINKAGTKTQGYDKTHFTRLLAGEAVKCINTLRSKTHCGKGEMCSQCLIRKTILKTIETRQNQDQVEGIISIPFHNQLYERSYLISTTYLETESTKRVLISLDDITEMRKAEEEIRQLSAAVNQSTATIVITNKAGDIEYVNPQFEKTTGYKAAEVIGKNPRVLKSNYTAPNAYHDLWETILMGETWQGEFLNVKKNKTEYWENAIISPITNSAGEITHFVAIKEDITERKRIQQELVKSEQELREMNDEKSRYLSILAHDLRGLVGSFHAYSNLLQTHFDEFSEEDLREQITLLTKASGDSLSLLDNLLAWGKSTQGRLILDYEKINLREQTSLVTNLLTELASNKKLQLLNTTPNSLIVNTDANILQTILRNLINNAIKFTPEGGTITVSAEKLTDNSIEVSVSDTGIGMAAEILQKLFKLGEKVVREGTNHEQGTGLGLIICKEMIKRLGGSIQVESTVGKGTRFYFNLPAR; this is encoded by the coding sequence ATGGATTCGAAAAAAGCACTTCATATCAACCAATCGACAGCAAAGATTTTTGCTGCTCTAAAGCTTGATATCGAATCTGTTCTTGTGAAGTCAGATGATGAAGCATATAATTCTATTCTAAGCAAAGTAGCCCAGCTTGAAGAAGTTTGCAAAACTATTTTTTCTGAATCCAAATCTGCCGATGACCTCCAAAAATTGCTAAAGACGATTGCCGACCTGGAGAATGCGCAAATAAACCTTCGTGCACAGATCGATAATACTTTGTTTCGTATCTGGTCTGTCGACGAAAACTACCAGGTGCTCACAATCAATAAAAATTTTGCGCAGGATTTCAAAAATGCTTTTGGTGTGCATCTTAAAGAAGGTGTTAGTATTATAATAAGTTTACCGGAGCCATTAAAATCGATTTGGAAAGAACGTTACGACAGAGCCCTGAAAGGGGAACAATTTTCAATTATCGATCACTTTACCATCCGCAACATTCCTTCTTACCTGGAGACTTCCTTTACCCCTATTTGTCTCAACAAAAAGGTTATTGGTGTTTCATGCTTTTCGCGCGATATTACCAAACAAAAAGAAACTGAACTTCAGTTTAAGTCTCTGGCCGAATTATCGCCCAACCCCATTTCGATTATGAATGGCGAAGGATTTCTTTTTGTCAACCAGGCCTGGACCGAATTATCAGGTTACTCCGAAGAAGAAGCCCTCAAAGGAAACATGAACCTGCTTTTACCACCCAAACTTGCCGAGGAGTTTGGAAATGGAGCAAAGGAATTTTTAGCGGCAAAAAAAACCAATATTCACAAAACTTATCAGTTCTTCAATAAAGCTGGAGGCGAGATTTGGGTTAACGTAGCTTCAACCTGCATCGACTTTAATCATCAGCCGGCCATTCTTTCGGTTTCGACCGATGTGACAGAATTGGTCAAGCTTCAGCTCGAATTAAATAAAAGTAAGGCAAACCTCCTTGGCATCATCGAAAACACCCGGGCACGTATCTGGTCCATCGACAACAATTTATGCATTGTGGCTTTAAACTCAAATTTCAGAAATGATTTTAAAACCGCTTTTAAGGTGAATCTTGAACCTGGCACCTCAGCCCTGGAAGGCGTACCGGAGCCTCTCTATTCTACTTGGAAAGAGCGATACGAAAAAGTATTAAGGGGCGAGACCATTCAGTTTATCGAAGAATTCCACTTCGAGGGTGTTCCTCAGTTTGTGGAGGTAGCCTTAAGTCCGATCTGGTACACTCAGGAATTAATGGGAGCCTCATGCTATTCGCGCGATATTTCGGAACAAAAAAATGCTGAAATAGCGCTTCGCCATAGCGAGCAACGCTATAAGTCGCTCATCGAAAATCTCCCCAGCACAGCCTACCGATGCGCTTTCGACGAAAAATTCACCATGGAATTTATTAGCGACGAGATAGAAGTATTAACCGGTTATCCGGCATCCGATTTCCTGCAAAACCACAAGCGAACATTCTCCAGCATCATTCATCGCGAAGATTACCAAAAAGTTGTATCTGCCATAGAGCAGGCCATTAAAAGAAAAACCAGCTACCGCATCGAATACCGTATCATTGATAAAGACGGCATTGTAAAATGGGTACATGAGCGTGGACGGGGAATGGTCAATGAGCAAGGTGAGGTCCTACACCTCGATGGTGTAATTAACGACATAACAGCCCGTAAACAAGCCGAAGCCGACCTCAGGGAAAGCGAACAGGAATACCGTTCAATCTTTAACTCCATGAGTGACCTTTTTGTGCGCACCGACCTGAAAGGGAACATTATCATCGTATCGCCTTCTGTAGCAGATATTTTAGGTTATCTGCCCGAAGAAATTGTAGGTACCCCTATAACTGAATTGTATCAGCAGGCAAATGACAGGCATATCTTAGTGGAAAAACTGATGAAAAATGATGTTGTACGCGAATTCGAAACAACATTTATCTCTAAAACAGGTGAAGAAAGAGTTGCCTCCATTAATGCCAAAATTTTAAAAAACGAACAAGGTGAAGCCATTGGCTTAGAAGGCATTGCACGCGACATTACCTACCGTAAAATGGCCCAGAGGGCACTTGAAGACCGCACCCGCGAGTTGGATTCCATTTTCGAAAACACCCCGGTTATTCTTATCCTTATCGACACCAATGGCAATGTGCTAAATATCAACAAAGCCGGCACTAAGACCCAGGGCTATGACAAAACCCATTTCACACGCTTATTGGCAGGAGAAGCTGTAAAATGCATCAACACACTGCGCTCGAAAACCCATTGCGGAAAAGGCGAAATGTGCAGTCAGTGCCTCATTCGCAAAACCATTCTTAAAACCATCGAAACCCGGCAAAATCAGGATCAGGTAGAAGGTATTATAAGCATTCCCTTTCACAATCAGCTCTACGAAAGAAGTTACCTTATTTCTACCACCTACCTCGAAACTGAAAGCACTAAAAGGGTGCTTATCAGCCTCGATGATATTACTGAAATGCGCAAGGCTGAAGAAGAAATTCGCCAACTCTCAGCTGCTGTGAACCAAAGCACTGCCACCATTGTGATTACGAATAAAGCAGGAGATATTGAATACGTGAATCCTCAGTTCGAAAAAACAACCGGATACAAAGCAGCTGAAGTAATCGGGAAAAATCCCCGTGTGCTCAAATCAAATTATACTGCGCCTAATGCCTATCATGATCTTTGGGAAACCATTCTGATGGGAGAAACCTGGCAGGGCGAGTTTTTAAATGTAAAAAAGAATAAGACCGAATACTGGGAAAATGCCATTATTTCACCTATTACCAACTCAGCAGGAGAAATCACCCACTTTGTAGCCATTAAAGAGGACATTACGGAGCGAAAACGGATTCAGCAGGAATTGGTGAAATCGGAACAGGAGTTACGCGAAATGAACGATGAAAAATCGCGTTACCTGTCGATACTTGCCCACGATTTAAGAGGTCTGGTAGGTAGCTTTCACGCTTATTCGAATTTGTTGCAAACCCATTTCGACGAGTTTTCGGAGGAGGATCTCAGAGAACAGATAACTTTGCTCACAAAGGCATCAGGCGATTCACTGTCCTTACTCGACAATCTTCTTGCCTGGGGTAAATCTACCCAGGGCCGGTTGATTCTTGACTATGAGAAAATCAACCTTAGGGAGCAAACATCCCTGGTTACCAATTTACTTACTGAACTTGCCAGCAACAAAAAATTACAACTGCTCAATACTACACCTAATAGCCTCATTGTTAATACAGACGCAAACATTTTACAAACCATTTTGCGTAACCTTATTAACAATGCGATAAAATTTACCCCCGAAGGTGGCACCATAACCGTTTCTGCCGAAAAACTGACCGACAATAGCATTGAAGTTTCGGTAAGCGATACAGGCATTGGCATGGCGGCTGAAATCCTCCAGAAACTCTTTAAACTGGGCGAAAAAGTAGTGCGCGAAGGCACAAACCATGAACAGGGAACAGGTCTTGGTCTGATTATATGCAAAGAAATGATAAAAAGACTTGGAGGATCCATTCAGGTAGAAAGCACTGTTGGCAAAGGCACACGTTTTTACTTCAACCTGCCAGCCAGATGA